A DNA window from Pseudoalteromonas spongiae UST010723-006 contains the following coding sequences:
- a CDS encoding sodium-dependent transporter, producing the protein MAQIRDGFQSRLGFVLAAAGAAVGLGNIWGFPTQAANHGGGAFLLVYFIVIFLLALPALFTELYIGHSAQANPVKALAEACQSTSKKMGAAAGYIGLGGAIVMLSFYSIVAGWMLAFALEPIATFFGLTDIANFLKSDSILRNFIFTPLMLILTASIILKGVKSGIEVWSRRLMPVLLVLLLTLIAYIATLDGASDGFNAYLVPDFNKVTDPDLIIAAMGQAFFSLSLGVGCMMIYGSYLKRDANVAKMSISVAMLDTSVAFLAGLLIIPALYVAQAQGVEIMQGGKLIGEGQLIFAVLPQLFATLGAFGLVVAFVFFVLMSIASLTSTISSTEIPVSFLVENHGFDRKPATWLVTVIVGICSSVIILNFEWLFGLVITVFTQYQLPLMGLFYFVVVGWLWKRGNKLHESNKLGYKVLANYIRFICPILMLAVFANVAFK; encoded by the coding sequence ATGGCACAAATTAGAGATGGCTTTCAAAGTCGCTTAGGTTTTGTATTAGCGGCGGCAGGCGCCGCGGTTGGCTTAGGTAATATTTGGGGCTTCCCAACACAAGCGGCAAACCACGGTGGTGGTGCATTTTTGTTGGTTTACTTTATTGTAATTTTTTTACTGGCGTTACCTGCGCTTTTTACTGAACTCTATATTGGCCATAGTGCACAAGCGAACCCCGTAAAGGCATTGGCTGAAGCGTGCCAATCTACCAGCAAGAAAATGGGCGCGGCAGCAGGTTATATTGGCCTTGGCGGCGCCATTGTGATGCTCAGCTTTTATAGCATTGTTGCTGGCTGGATGCTGGCATTTGCACTTGAACCAATCGCCACATTCTTTGGCCTTACCGACATTGCAAACTTCCTAAAATCAGATTCAATATTGCGCAACTTTATTTTTACGCCGTTGATGCTGATATTAACCGCCAGTATTATTTTAAAAGGGGTTAAGTCGGGTATTGAGGTATGGTCGCGCCGATTAATGCCGGTTTTATTGGTATTACTACTTACGTTAATTGCCTATATTGCGACGTTAGATGGCGCAAGCGATGGATTTAATGCTTATTTAGTGCCTGATTTTAATAAAGTCACTGATCCAGATTTAATTATTGCAGCAATGGGGCAAGCGTTTTTCTCGCTATCGCTAGGTGTTGGTTGCATGATGATTTACGGCTCGTATCTAAAACGTGATGCAAACGTAGCAAAAATGTCGATTTCAGTTGCCATGCTTGATACCAGCGTTGCGTTTTTAGCGGGCTTACTGATTATTCCTGCACTTTATGTGGCACAAGCTCAGGGTGTTGAGATTATGCAAGGTGGCAAGTTGATTGGTGAAGGGCAGTTAATTTTCGCTGTGTTACCTCAGCTGTTTGCTACCTTAGGTGCCTTTGGTTTAGTGGTGGCGTTTGTCTTTTTTGTATTAATGTCGATTGCATCGTTAACGTCAACAATTTCATCGACAGAAATTCCAGTATCGTTTTTAGTAGAAAACCATGGTTTTGATAGAAAACCAGCAACTTGGCTGGTAACGGTTATTGTGGGTATTTGTTCAAGTGTGATTATCCTTAACTTTGAATGGTTGTTTGGCTTAGTGATCACCGTATTTACCCAATATCAATTACCATTAATGGGGTTATTCTACTTTGTGGTTGTGGGGTGGCTTTGGAAGCGCGGTAACAAACTGCACGAATCAAACAAACTTGGTTATAAAGTGCTAGCAAATTATATTCGCTTTATTTGCCCAATCTTAATGTTAGCGGTGTTTGCTAACGTGGCATTTAAGTAA
- a CDS encoding 4'-phosphopantetheinyl transferase family protein, whose amino-acid sequence METINNKKPPITGISPERAHFSVLSPKSPINLVIANSQALNFDQINITSLLSAHEISILERRKLESAKREYLASRYLIKQLAQQFFAYEAAELTTFFDEHTARLVIKYQNNTLPLSLVISHSKGWVAVYLAHEPERMGIDLEFMSQKRPFLKLAKHFYHQDEVREIEAANPMSDTFFRIWTLKEALAKAVAMPIAQLLSPNVYHGYAKHNLAAYSCQINGFDFSMATPITVKQPPALVEVSLNPDLTGFEQTAMNRLHHVI is encoded by the coding sequence ATGGAAACGATTAACAACAAAAAACCACCAATCACAGGCATCTCGCCTGAGCGCGCGCATTTTAGCGTGCTAAGCCCTAAGTCACCAATTAATTTAGTTATAGCCAATAGCCAAGCCCTTAATTTCGACCAAATAAACATCACAAGTTTATTATCTGCGCATGAAATTAGCATTTTAGAAAGGCGCAAGTTAGAAAGCGCTAAACGCGAATACTTAGCCTCGCGTTATTTAATTAAGCAATTAGCGCAACAGTTCTTTGCGTATGAAGCAGCTGAACTCACCACCTTTTTTGATGAACACACTGCACGTTTGGTAATTAAATATCAAAACAACACCCTGCCACTTTCACTGGTGATAAGTCATTCCAAAGGCTGGGTTGCGGTATATTTAGCACATGAGCCAGAGCGTATGGGCATCGACCTTGAGTTTATGTCGCAAAAGCGCCCTTTTTTAAAATTAGCCAAACACTTTTATCATCAAGATGAAGTTAGAGAAATTGAAGCAGCAAACCCTATGTCCGATACTTTTTTTCGTATTTGGACATTAAAAGAGGCCCTTGCTAAAGCTGTTGCCATGCCAATTGCCCAGCTGCTTTCGCCTAATGTATATCACGGTTATGCAAAACATAATTTAGCAGCCTATAGCTGCCAAATTAATGGGTTTGATTTTAGTATGGCAACGCCAATCACTGTTAAACAGCCACCAGCGCTTGTTGAAGTTTCCCTTAACCCCGATTTAACAGGCTTCGAGCAAACGGCTATGAATCGCTTGCACCACGTTATCTGA
- a CDS encoding MarC family protein, whose amino-acid sequence MIDFAATFILFFAVIDPIGTVPVFIAVTRGFDAKAKRKIAMLSGLVSALILLFFVIAGEYILSAMAIPLSAFQIAGGIVLFLFALSMIFGESKPEEEVRLVKQYHETAIFPLAVPSIAGPGAMLAAVLATENARVDLWQQAQVAGVMIAVVFLAFLLMLMAGKIQKLIGNAGAIVISKVMGLILTAVAITNVLTGFKSYFNL is encoded by the coding sequence ATGATTGACTTTGCAGCAACTTTTATTTTGTTTTTTGCGGTTATCGACCCCATTGGCACAGTACCTGTATTTATTGCTGTGACACGCGGTTTCGACGCCAAAGCAAAACGCAAAATTGCTATGCTTTCCGGACTAGTTTCCGCTCTGATCCTGCTATTTTTTGTAATTGCCGGAGAGTACATTTTAAGCGCCATGGCAATACCCTTATCAGCGTTTCAAATCGCTGGCGGCATTGTGCTGTTCTTATTTGCGCTTTCAATGATTTTTGGTGAAAGTAAACCTGAAGAAGAAGTACGCTTGGTAAAGCAGTATCATGAAACTGCCATATTCCCGTTAGCCGTGCCCTCTATTGCAGGGCCTGGTGCTATGCTTGCGGCAGTACTTGCAACCGAAAATGCCCGCGTTGATTTGTGGCAGCAAGCGCAAGTTGCTGGTGTAATGATAGCTGTAGTGTTTTTAGCATTTTTATTAATGCTAATGGCAGGCAAAATTCAAAAACTTATTGGTAATGCAGGCGCCATCGTTATTAGTAAAGTAATGGGTTTAATTTTAACCGCGGTTGCAATCACAAACGTACTCACCGGTTTTAAAAGCTATTTTAACTTATAA